The Salmonella enterica subsp. houtenae serovar Houten genome has a segment encoding these proteins:
- a CDS encoding TetR family transcriptional regulator has protein sequence MSYLNRDERREVILQAAMRVALTEGFAAMTVRRIASEADVAAGQVHHHFSSAGELKALAFVHLIRTLLDAGHVPPPATWRARLHAMLGSEDGGFEPYIKLWREAQILADRDPHIRDAYLLTMQMWHEETVTIIEQGKQAGEFTFTSNSADIAWRLIALVCGLNGMYVLGIPEMADPAFKYHLDRMITLELFA, from the coding sequence ATGAGTTACCTGAACCGGGATGAGCGCCGCGAAGTGATCCTGCAAGCGGCGATGCGCGTGGCGCTGACAGAGGGGTTTGCCGCCATGACGGTGCGACGGATCGCGTCAGAAGCCGATGTCGCCGCCGGGCAAGTGCATCACCACTTCAGCTCGGCGGGCGAGCTCAAAGCGCTGGCCTTTGTTCATTTGATCCGTACCCTGCTTGATGCCGGGCACGTTCCGCCGCCCGCCACCTGGCGTGCACGGCTTCACGCTATGTTGGGTAGCGAAGACGGCGGCTTTGAGCCTTACATAAAATTGTGGCGAGAGGCGCAAATTCTGGCCGACCGGGATCCGCACATCAGAGATGCTTATCTCCTCACGATGCAGATGTGGCATGAGGAGACGGTCACTATTATCGAGCAGGGAAAACAGGCGGGAGAGTTTACCTTTACGTCTAACTCTGCGGATATCGCCTGGCGGCTTATCGCGCTGGTGTGCGGGCTGAACGGTATGTATGTACTGGGTATTCCGGAGATGGCCGATCCCGCGTTTAAATACCATCTGGATCGTATGATTACGCTTGAACTCTTTGCGTAA
- the nhoA gene encoding N-hydroxyarylamine O-acetyltransferase: MTSFLHAYFTRLNCQPLTVPTVETLGTLHLAHNCAIPFENLDVLLPREIQLDETALEEKLLHARRGGYCFEQNGLLERALREIGFNVRSLLGRVILTNPAHLPPRTHRLLLVEVEGEQWIADVGFGGQTLTAPLRLQAEIAQQTPHGEYRLMQEESTWILQFRHHAHWQSMYCFDLGAQQQSDHVMGNFWSAHWPQSHFRHHLLMCRHLPDGGKLTLTNFHFTRYHQGHAVEQANVPDVPSLYQLLQQQFGLGVNDAKHGFTEAELAAVMAAFDTHPEAGK, from the coding sequence ATGACCTCTTTTTTACATGCTTATTTTACGCGATTAAATTGTCAGCCGTTGACCGTTCCTACGGTTGAAACGCTTGGAACGCTTCACTTAGCGCACAACTGCGCGATTCCTTTTGAAAACCTGGATGTGCTACTGCCTCGTGAAATACAGCTCGATGAGACGGCGTTAGAGGAGAAACTGCTTCATGCCCGTCGCGGTGGATACTGTTTTGAACAGAATGGCCTGCTTGAACGCGCGTTACGCGAAATCGGTTTTAACGTCCGAAGCTTATTAGGGCGGGTAATCCTGACTAATCCCGCCCATTTACCGCCACGCACGCATCGTTTGCTGCTGGTTGAGGTTGAGGGCGAGCAGTGGATCGCTGACGTGGGTTTTGGCGGCCAGACGCTAACCGCGCCGCTTCGTCTGCAGGCCGAAATTGCCCAACAGACGCCGCATGGCGAATACCGCCTGATGCAGGAGGAGAGTACATGGATTTTACAATTCCGCCACCATGCGCACTGGCAGTCGATGTACTGTTTTGATCTGGGGGCGCAACAGCAGAGCGATCATGTGATGGGCAATTTCTGGTCGGCTCACTGGCCGCAATCCCATTTTCGTCATCATTTGTTGATGTGCCGCCATTTGCCTGACGGCGGCAAGCTGACATTAACGAATTTCCACTTCACGCGTTACCACCAGGGACATGCCGTTGAACAGGCTAATGTACCGGATGTGCCATCGTTGTATCAGTTACTTCAGCAGCAGTTTGGTCTCGGCGTAAATGATGCAAAGCACGGTTTTACCGAGGCGGAGCTGGCCGCAGTAATGGCTGCATTTGATACCCATCCGGAGGCGGGAAAATAA
- the narZ gene encoding respiratory nitrate reductase 2 subunit alpha — protein MSKLLDRFRYFKQKGDTFADGHGQVMHTNRDWEDSYRQRWQFDKIVRSTHGVNCTGSCSWKIYVKNGLVTWETQQTDYPRTRPDLPNHEPRGCPRGASYSWYLYSANRLKYPLVRKRLIALWREALSRHSDPVLAWESIMNDPQKCQSYKQVRGHGGFIRSNWKELNQLIAAANVWTIKTYGPDRVAGFSPIPAMSMVSYAAGTRYLSLLGGTCLSFYDWYCDLPPASPMTWGEQTDVPESADWYNSAYIIAWGSNVPQTRTPDAHFFTEVRYKGTKTIAITPDYSEVAKLCDQWLAPKQGTDSALAMAMGHVILKEFHLDNPSDYFLNYCRRYTDMPMLVLLDERADGSYVPGRMMRASDLVDGLGEANNPEWKTVALNSTGELVAPNGSIGFRWGEKGKWNLEPLAAGVETELSLSLLGQHDDVAGVAFPYFGGNENPHFRSVRQEPVLVRQLPMKRLALADGSERMVVSVYDLVLANYGLDRGLDDSLSASDYNEVKAYTPAWGEQITGVPRRHIETIAREFAETAHKTHGRSMIILGAGVNHWYHMDMNYRGMINMLVFCGCVGQTGGGWAHYVGQEKLRPQTGWLPLAFALDWNRPPRQMNSTSFFYNHASQWRYEKLTAQELLSPLADPAKFTGHLIDFNVRAERMGWLPSAPQLNLNPLSVKASADKAGLSAADYTVQALKSGAIRFACEQPDSGHNHPRNLFVWRSNLLGSSGKGHEYMLKYLLGTDSGIQGEALGSSEGIKPEEVEWQSAAIEGKLDLLVTLDFRMSSTCLFSDIVLPTATWYEKDDMNTSDMHPFIHPLSAAVDPAWESKSDWEIYKGIASVFSEVCVGHLGQETDVVLHPLQHDSPAELAQPFDILDWRKGECELTPGKTAPNIVVVERDYPATYERFTSLGPLLDKLGNGGKGIAWNTQDEVDFLGKLNYTKHDGPAKGRPRIDTALDASEVILALAPETNGQVAVKAWQALGEMTGREHTHLAINKEDEIIRFRDIQAQPRKIISSPTWSGLESEHVSYNAGYTNVHELIPWRTLSGRQQLYQDHAWMRAFGESLVAYRPPIDTRSVSEMREIPPNGFPEKALNFLTPHQKWGIHSTYSENLLMLTLSRGGPIVWISETDARELGIEDNDWIEAFNANGALTARAVVSQRVPPGMTMMYHAQERIMNIPGSEVTGMRGGIHNSVTRVCPKPTHMIGGYAQLAYGFNYYGTVGSNRDEFIMIRKMKNINWLDDEGRDQVQEAKK, from the coding sequence ATGAGTAAACTGTTGGATCGCTTTCGTTACTTTAAACAAAAAGGCGATACCTTTGCCGACGGGCATGGCCAGGTGATGCATACCAACCGCGACTGGGAAGACAGTTATCGCCAGCGCTGGCAGTTTGATAAAATTGTGCGCTCAACCCACGGCGTCAACTGCACGGGCTCCTGTAGTTGGAAAATTTATGTCAAAAACGGTCTGGTGACGTGGGAAACCCAGCAAACCGACTACCCGCGCACGCGTCCCGATTTGCCGAACCATGAACCACGTGGCTGCCCGCGCGGCGCCAGCTACTCCTGGTATCTCTATAGCGCCAATCGTCTGAAATACCCTCTGGTGCGTAAGCGGCTGATAGCGCTGTGGCGCGAGGCCCTTTCCCGACACAGCGATCCGGTACTGGCATGGGAATCTATAATGAACGACCCGCAAAAATGCCAAAGTTACAAACAGGTGCGGGGACATGGCGGCTTTATTCGTTCGAACTGGAAAGAGCTGAATCAGCTCATTGCCGCCGCTAACGTCTGGACAATCAAAACCTATGGGCCGGATCGTGTGGCGGGATTTTCACCTATTCCGGCGATGTCGATGGTTTCTTACGCCGCCGGAACACGTTATCTGTCATTGCTTGGCGGTACTTGCCTGAGCTTTTATGACTGGTATTGCGACCTTCCGCCCGCGTCTCCAATGACCTGGGGCGAGCAGACTGACGTGCCGGAGTCCGCCGACTGGTATAACTCAGCCTACATTATTGCCTGGGGCTCTAACGTGCCGCAGACGCGTACCCCGGACGCCCACTTCTTTACCGAAGTGCGCTACAAAGGTACCAAGACGATCGCCATCACCCCGGACTACTCCGAAGTCGCTAAACTGTGCGATCAGTGGCTGGCGCCAAAGCAAGGTACCGACAGCGCGCTGGCGATGGCAATGGGTCACGTTATTTTGAAAGAGTTTCATCTCGATAATCCCAGCGACTATTTTCTTAACTATTGCCGGCGTTATACCGACATGCCCATGCTGGTACTGCTGGATGAGCGCGCCGACGGTAGTTATGTCCCGGGACGTATGATGCGCGCGTCAGATCTGGTGGATGGACTGGGGGAAGCCAATAACCCGGAATGGAAAACCGTCGCGCTCAACAGTACGGGCGAACTGGTCGCGCCCAACGGTTCTATCGGTTTTCGCTGGGGTGAAAAGGGAAAATGGAACCTGGAACCGTTGGCGGCGGGCGTCGAAACGGAACTGTCGCTCTCGTTACTCGGTCAGCATGATGACGTGGCTGGCGTCGCCTTCCCCTATTTTGGCGGCAACGAAAACCCACATTTCCGCAGCGTGCGGCAGGAACCGGTGCTGGTACGTCAGTTACCGATGAAACGCCTGGCTCTGGCGGACGGTAGCGAGCGGATGGTGGTCAGCGTTTACGATCTGGTGCTGGCTAATTATGGGCTGGATCGTGGTCTGGATGACAGCCTCAGCGCCAGTGATTATAACGAAGTAAAAGCCTACACACCGGCCTGGGGCGAACAGATTACCGGCGTGCCGCGTCGACATATCGAAACTATTGCGCGTGAATTTGCCGAGACCGCCCATAAAACTCACGGTCGCTCAATGATCATCCTCGGCGCGGGGGTGAATCACTGGTATCACATGGACATGAATTACCGTGGGATGATTAATATGCTGGTGTTCTGCGGCTGCGTTGGACAAACCGGCGGCGGCTGGGCGCACTATGTCGGCCAGGAGAAGTTGCGGCCACAAACCGGCTGGCTGCCGCTGGCCTTCGCGCTGGACTGGAATCGCCCGCCACGTCAGATGAACAGTACCTCGTTTTTCTACAACCATGCCAGCCAGTGGCGCTATGAAAAACTTACCGCGCAAGAGTTGCTGTCGCCGTTGGCCGATCCGGCAAAATTTACCGGACACCTGATCGATTTCAACGTGCGCGCTGAACGTATGGGCTGGCTACCCTCGGCGCCGCAGCTTAATCTTAACCCGCTCAGCGTGAAAGCGAGCGCCGATAAAGCCGGGCTGTCTGCGGCGGATTATACCGTGCAGGCGTTGAAATCAGGCGCTATTCGCTTTGCCTGCGAACAGCCTGACAGTGGTCATAACCACCCGCGAAATTTATTTGTCTGGCGCTCTAACTTGCTCGGCTCCTCCGGGAAAGGCCATGAGTATATGCTCAAATATCTGCTGGGAACGGACAGCGGTATCCAGGGCGAAGCGCTGGGCTCCAGCGAGGGAATTAAGCCTGAAGAGGTGGAATGGCAGTCCGCCGCGATTGAGGGCAAGCTCGATCTGTTGGTCACGCTGGATTTTCGTATGTCCAGTACCTGTCTGTTTTCCGATATCGTTTTGCCGACCGCCACCTGGTATGAAAAAGACGATATGAATACCTCGGATATGCATCCGTTTATCCACCCACTTTCCGCCGCGGTCGATCCCGCCTGGGAATCCAAAAGCGACTGGGAGATCTACAAAGGCATCGCCAGCGTCTTTTCTGAGGTGTGCGTCGGACATCTAGGGCAGGAAACCGATGTGGTGTTACACCCGCTCCAGCATGATTCCCCGGCGGAACTGGCGCAGCCATTTGATATCCTCGACTGGCGTAAAGGCGAGTGCGAACTGACTCCGGGTAAAACCGCGCCCAATATTGTCGTGGTTGAACGCGATTATCCGGCCACCTATGAACGTTTTACCTCGCTGGGTCCCCTACTGGATAAATTAGGCAACGGCGGTAAGGGTATTGCCTGGAATACGCAAGATGAAGTCGATTTCCTCGGCAAGCTCAATTACACCAAACACGATGGCCCGGCGAAAGGACGTCCGCGGATCGACACCGCGCTGGATGCGTCGGAAGTGATTCTTGCCTTAGCGCCGGAAACCAACGGCCAGGTGGCGGTGAAAGCCTGGCAGGCGTTGGGTGAGATGACCGGACGCGAGCACACCCATCTGGCCATCAATAAAGAAGATGAGATAATTCGCTTTCGCGATATCCAGGCGCAACCGCGCAAAATTATCTCCAGCCCGACCTGGTCAGGACTGGAAAGCGAACATGTCTCTTATAACGCCGGGTATACCAACGTACATGAACTGATCCCGTGGCGCACGTTGTCGGGGCGGCAACAACTCTATCAGGATCATGCGTGGATGCGCGCCTTTGGCGAAAGTCTGGTGGCATATCGCCCGCCGATTGATACCCGCAGCGTCAGCGAAATGCGAGAAATTCCGCCCAACGGCTTCCCGGAGAAAGCGCTTAACTTCCTGACGCCGCACCAGAAATGGGGAATTCACTCCACCTACAGCGAAAACCTGCTGATGCTGACCTTATCGCGCGGCGGGCCGATTGTCTGGATCAGCGAAACCGATGCCCGTGAATTGGGTATTGAAGATAACGACTGGATTGAAGCCTTCAACGCTAATGGCGCCCTTACCGCTCGTGCGGTGGTCAGCCAGCGCGTCCCGCCGGGTATGACCATGATGTACCACGCCCAGGAGCGAATTATGAACATCCCGGGTTCGGAAGTGACCGGAATGCGCGGCGGGATCCATAACTCCGTGACCCGGGTCTGTCCAAAACCGACACACATGATCGGCGGCTATGCGCAGTTGGCTTACGGTTTCAACTATTACGGGACCGTGGGTTCGAATCGCGATGAATTCATCATGATCAGGAAGATGAAAAACATTAACTGGCTGGATGATGAAGGCCGGGATCAGGTACAGGAGGCGAAAAAATGA
- the narJ_2 gene encoding nitrate reductase molybdenum cofactor assembly chaperone NarJ: MQILKAIGLLMEYPDEWLWECRDEALVLIQHDTPMLADFTRELLYAPLLDKQAEWCEVFDRGRATSLLLFEHVHAESRDRGQAMVDLLSQYETVGLQLNCRELPDHLPLYLEYLSVLPEAEAREGLQNIAPILALLGGRLKQRGSPWYQLFDALLTLAGSVLASDSVTKQIVQESRDDTRQALDAVWEEEQVKFIEDNATTCDSSPLRHYQRRFSQDAAPQYVDVSAGGPK; encoded by the coding sequence ATGCAAATCCTCAAAGCGATTGGCCTGCTGATGGAGTATCCGGATGAATGGTTATGGGAATGTCGGGATGAGGCGCTCGTCCTTATCCAGCACGATACGCCAATGCTGGCCGACTTCACTCGCGAGCTGCTCTACGCACCGTTATTGGATAAACAAGCGGAATGGTGCGAAGTGTTTGACCGCGGGCGCGCCACTTCATTGCTGTTATTCGAGCATGTTCATGCGGAGTCACGCGATAGAGGCCAGGCGATGGTCGATTTGTTAAGCCAATATGAAACCGTGGGCCTCCAGCTCAATTGCCGCGAACTGCCGGATCACCTGCCGCTCTATCTGGAGTACTTAAGCGTGTTGCCGGAAGCGGAAGCTCGTGAGGGATTGCAGAATATTGCCCCTATTCTGGCGCTGCTTGGCGGTCGTCTGAAACAGCGAGGATCGCCCTGGTATCAACTGTTTGACGCCCTGCTGACGCTGGCGGGCAGCGTACTTGCAAGTGACAGTGTCACTAAGCAGATTGTTCAGGAATCGCGGGATGATACCCGTCAGGCACTGGATGCCGTCTGGGAAGAAGAGCAGGTGAAGTTTATCGAAGATAACGCCACGACCTGTGACAGTTCACCATTACGCCATTATCAACGACGCTTTAGCCAGGATGCGGCGCCGCAGTACGTCGACGTCAGCGCGGGAGGCCCGAAATGA
- a CDS encoding transposase IS116, which produces MNIVFLGIDLAKNVFQLCGLNQAGKPVYTKRTGRKELLQTLANIPACLIGIEASTGAFYWQREFEKLGHKVKVISPQYVKPFVRGQKNDGNDAQAIAVALMQPTMQFVPPKSPEQQDIQALHRARQRIVNHRTATVCQIRGLLLDRGIPIGSAVSRARRAIPLILEDAENGLSSRMRRTIAELYDLFNDLERRIHFFDKEIETVFRQSEACQRIAKVKGIGPKTATAVVAAIGKGTEFKNGRHFAAWLGLVPRQHSSGDRQVLMNMTKKGDKHLRTLFIHGARAVVRVATNNNDGHMNQWVNQLKERRGFNKTTVAVANKNARIIWSMLRNDTEYQVV; this is translated from the coding sequence ATGAATATCGTATTTCTGGGTATTGATCTGGCTAAAAATGTTTTTCAGCTCTGCGGGTTAAACCAGGCCGGCAAACCGGTTTATACGAAACGCACTGGCCGAAAAGAATTGCTCCAGACGCTGGCAAATATTCCTGCATGTCTGATTGGGATCGAAGCGTCCACCGGGGCATTTTACTGGCAGCGTGAGTTTGAGAAACTGGGGCACAAAGTAAAGGTCATCAGTCCTCAGTATGTAAAACCCTTTGTCCGCGGGCAAAAAAATGATGGTAATGATGCACAGGCCATCGCAGTGGCTCTGATGCAACCGACAATGCAGTTCGTGCCGCCAAAAAGCCCCGAACAGCAGGATATCCAGGCTTTACACCGGGCAAGGCAGCGTATTGTCAATCACCGCACTGCTACAGTCTGTCAAATAAGAGGGCTGTTACTTGACCGGGGGATCCCCATTGGCAGTGCTGTCTCCAGAGCTCGCCGTGCTATTCCTCTTATCCTTGAAGATGCAGAAAACGGTCTAAGTTCCCGTATGCGCAGAACAATTGCCGAACTCTATGATCTCTTTAACGATCTCGAGCGTCGGATCCATTTTTTTGATAAGGAAATTGAAACAGTATTCAGGCAATCAGAAGCCTGTCAGCGTATCGCCAAAGTTAAAGGCATTGGTCCTAAAACGGCCACGGCCGTTGTTGCTGCTATTGGCAAAGGAACTGAATTTAAGAATGGTCGCCACTTTGCTGCATGGCTGGGTCTGGTTCCACGCCAGCATTCGAGTGGCGACAGGCAGGTGCTGATGAATATGACGAAAAAAGGCGACAAGCATCTGCGGACACTTTTTATTCATGGTGCCCGCGCTGTCGTCAGGGTTGCCACGAATAACAATGATGGTCATATGAATCAGTGGGTTAACCAGTTAAAGGAACGGCGCGGATTTAATAAAACGACCGTGGCGGTCGCTAACAAAAACGCGAGAATAATCTGGTCGATGCTGAGAAATGATACCGAGTATCAGGTAGTGTGA
- the narV gene encoding nitrate reductase 2 subunit gamma, translating to MIQYLNVFFYDIYPYICATVFFLGSWLRYDYGQYTWRASSSQMLDKRGMVIWSNLFHIGILGIFFGHLFGMLTPHWMYAWFLPIAVKQQMAMILGGVCGVLTLIGGAGLLWRRLTNQRVRATSTTPDIIIMSILLIQCLLGLSTIPFSAQYPDGSEMMKLVGWAQSIVTFRGGSSEMLSGVAFVFRVHLVLGMTIFLLFPFTRLVHVWSAPFEYFTRRYQIVRTRR from the coding sequence ATGATACAGTATCTGAACGTCTTTTTTTACGACATCTACCCCTATATCTGCGCTACGGTATTCTTCCTCGGCAGTTGGCTGCGCTATGACTACGGACAATATACCTGGCGCGCGTCGTCCAGCCAGATGCTGGATAAGCGTGGGATGGTGATATGGTCGAATCTGTTCCATATTGGCATTCTGGGGATCTTCTTTGGCCATCTGTTTGGGATGCTGACGCCACACTGGATGTACGCCTGGTTCCTGCCGATTGCGGTAAAACAGCAGATGGCGATGATCCTCGGCGGCGTTTGCGGCGTATTAACGTTGATCGGCGGCGCGGGATTACTCTGGCGTCGCCTGACCAATCAGCGTGTGCGTGCGACGTCCACTACACCAGATATTATCATCATGAGCATTTTGCTGATTCAGTGCCTGCTTGGCCTGAGCACCATTCCGTTTTCGGCGCAATATCCGGATGGCAGCGAAATGATGAAGTTGGTAGGCTGGGCGCAAAGTATTGTCACCTTCCGCGGCGGGTCTTCGGAAATGCTGAGCGGCGTGGCGTTTGTTTTCCGCGTCCATCTGGTGCTGGGAATGACTATTTTCCTGCTCTTCCCGTTCACCCGTCTGGTTCATGTCTGGAGCGCGCCGTTTGAGTATTTCACCCGTCGCTACCAGATTGTTCGTACCCGCCGCTAA
- the narY gene encoding respiratory nitrate reductase 2 subunit beta: MKIRSQVGMVLNLDKCIGCHTCSVTCKNVWTGREGMEYAWFNNVETKPGIGYPKNWEDQQEWQGGWVRDVNGKIRPRLGGKMGVISKIFANPVIPQIDDYYEPFTFDYQHLHNAPESKHQPTARPRSLIDGKRMDKVIWGPNWEELLGGEFEKRARDRNFDKIQKEMYGQFENTFMMYLPRLCEHCLNPSCVATCPSGAIYKREEDGIVLIDQDKCRGWRLCISGCPYKKIYFNWKSGKSEKCIFCYPRIESGQPTVCSETCVGRIRYLGVLLYDADRIEEAASTEHETDLYERQCDVFLDPHDPAVIEEALKQGIPQNVIDAAQRSPVYKMAMDWKLALPLHPEYRTLPMVWYVPPLSPIQSYADAGGLPHNGNILPAVETLRIPVQYLANMLSAGDTGPVIRALKRMMAMRHYMRSQTVEGITDTRAIDEVGLNVQQVEEMYRYLAIANYEDRFVIPTSHREMARDAFPERNGCGFTFGDGCHGSDTKFNLFNSSRIDAINITEVRDKAEGE, encoded by the coding sequence ATGAAAATACGCTCACAGGTTGGGATGGTACTGAACCTCGATAAATGTATTGGCTGTCACACCTGCTCCGTCACCTGTAAAAATGTCTGGACCGGACGTGAAGGGATGGAATACGCATGGTTCAATAACGTCGAAACTAAACCGGGCATCGGCTATCCCAAAAACTGGGAAGACCAGCAGGAGTGGCAAGGCGGTTGGGTTCGTGATGTTAATGGCAAGATAAGACCCCGTCTGGGCGGCAAAATGGGGGTAATTAGCAAAATTTTCGCCAACCCGGTGATTCCGCAAATCGATGACTACTATGAACCCTTTACCTTCGATTATCAGCATTTGCATAATGCACCGGAGAGTAAGCATCAGCCCACTGCCCGTCCTCGTTCACTGATTGACGGAAAACGGATGGACAAGGTGATCTGGGGACCAAACTGGGAAGAGCTGCTCGGCGGCGAGTTTGAAAAACGCGCTCGCGACCGTAACTTCGACAAAATACAAAAGGAGATGTACGGTCAGTTCGAAAATACCTTCATGATGTACCTGCCGCGCCTGTGCGAACACTGCCTGAACCCCAGTTGTGTCGCCACCTGCCCAAGCGGCGCTATTTATAAGCGCGAAGAAGACGGCATCGTGCTAATCGACCAGGACAAATGCCGGGGCTGGCGTTTGTGTATCAGCGGCTGCCCGTACAAAAAAATCTACTTTAACTGGAAGAGCGGCAAATCCGAGAAGTGCATATTTTGCTATCCGCGTATTGAATCCGGCCAGCCGACCGTTTGCTCGGAAACCTGCGTCGGGCGCATCCGTTATCTTGGCGTTCTGCTCTACGACGCCGACAGGATTGAAGAAGCGGCCAGTACCGAACACGAAACGGATTTGTATGAACGTCAGTGCGATGTGTTTCTCGATCCGCACGATCCGGCGGTGATCGAAGAGGCGCTTAAACAGGGCATCCCGCAAAACGTCATCGACGCCGCCCAACGGTCGCCTGTGTACAAAATGGCGATGGACTGGAAGCTGGCGCTTCCGCTGCACCCGGAATACCGTACCCTGCCGATGGTTTGGTACGTACCGCCGCTGTCGCCCATCCAGTCATACGCCGACGCAGGCGGATTGCCGCACAATGGCAATATTCTGCCGGCGGTGGAGACGCTGCGTATTCCGGTCCAGTACCTGGCCAATATGCTCAGCGCGGGCGATACCGGTCCGGTCATTCGGGCGCTTAAGCGGATGATGGCGATGCGCCACTACATGCGCTCGCAGACGGTTGAAGGCATCACGGATACCCGCGCGATTGATGAAGTGGGTCTGAATGTACAACAGGTTGAAGAGATGTATCGCTACCTGGCGATTGCCAATTATGAAGATCGTTTTGTCATTCCCACCAGCCATCGGGAAATGGCGCGCGACGCCTTCCCGGAACGCAACGGCTGCGGCTTTACTTTTGGCGACGGTTGCCACGGCTCGGATACCAAATTCAACCTGTTCAACAGTAGCCGTATTGATGCCATAAATATCACCGAAGTACGTGATAAAGCGGAGGGGGAATAA
- the narU_1 gene encoding nitrite extrusion protein 2 has product MISDKFGGVRVTLINFIFMALFTALLFLTLPGSGAGSFSAFYLVFMGLFLTAGLGSGSTFQMIAVIFRQITLYNVKLRGGSDEQAQREAVTDTAAALGFISAIGAVGGFFIPKAFGTSLALTGSPVGAMKIFLLFYIACVLLTWLVYGRRKSKQQ; this is encoded by the coding sequence GTGATCTCCGATAAATTCGGCGGCGTTCGCGTAACGCTCATTAATTTTATTTTTATGGCGCTGTTTACCGCCCTGCTATTCCTCACGCTGCCAGGCTCCGGCGCAGGCAGCTTTAGCGCGTTCTATCTTGTTTTTATGGGACTGTTTTTGACAGCGGGTCTCGGCAGCGGTTCTACCTTCCAGATGATTGCGGTGATCTTCCGTCAGATCACGCTCTACAACGTCAAACTGCGCGGCGGGAGCGATGAGCAGGCGCAGCGCGAAGCGGTGACGGATACTGCCGCCGCGCTCGGTTTTATCTCCGCCATTGGCGCCGTGGGCGGCTTCTTTATTCCAAAAGCGTTTGGCACCTCTTTGGCGCTGACCGGCTCGCCGGTGGGCGCCATGAAAATCTTTTTGCTGTTTTACATCGCTTGCGTCCTGTTGACCTGGCTGGTCTACGGGCGTCGTAAATCTAAACAACAATAA
- the yddE gene encoding Phenazine biosynthesis protein PhzF, which translates to MFSPALGIVEDPVTGNANGPMGAWLVHPSLMAHDGKTLQIQGHQGRALGKDGTVDVTVTILDNQPENVTISGQAVILFHAEWAINF; encoded by the coding sequence ATGTTTTCCCCGGCGCTGGGAATTGTGGAAGATCCGGTAACGGGAAATGCCAATGGCCCGATGGGAGCATGGCTTGTCCATCCTAGCCTGATGGCGCATGACGGTAAAACGCTGCAGATTCAAGGCCATCAGGGGCGCGCTTTAGGCAAAGATGGTACTGTTGATGTTACCGTCACCATTCTCGATAACCAGCCGGAAAACGTCACCATCTCCGGCCAGGCGGTCATTCTGTTTCATGCCGAATGGGCCATTAATTTTTAA
- the narU_2 gene encoding nitrite extrusion protein 2, with translation MTRQNENYNRYLLSDWRPENPAFWESKGKGIARRNLWISVSCLLLAFCVWMLFSAVAVNLNKIGFNFTTDQLFLLTALPSLSGAILRVPWSFMVPLFGGRKWTVFSTVILIIPCAWLGFIVQNPATPFGVFMIIALLCGFAGANFASSMGNISFFFPKARQGSALGINGGLGNLGVSVMQLIAPLIIFLPIFTFLGVRGVPQPDGSQLSLTNAAWIWVPLLAVATLAAWFGMNDIGSSKASVASQLPVLKRLHL, from the coding sequence ATGACACGACAAAACGAGAATTATAATCGTTATCTCTTGAGTGACTGGAGACCCGAAAATCCAGCCTTCTGGGAGAGTAAAGGGAAAGGCATCGCCAGAAGAAATCTATGGATTTCAGTAAGTTGTTTGCTCCTGGCATTTTGCGTCTGGATGTTGTTTAGCGCTGTTGCCGTCAACCTCAATAAAATTGGATTTAATTTCACCACCGATCAACTCTTTTTATTAACCGCATTACCTTCTCTTTCCGGCGCAATATTACGCGTCCCTTGGTCCTTTATGGTGCCACTGTTTGGTGGTCGTAAATGGACCGTATTCAGTACCGTAATATTGATTATTCCCTGCGCCTGGTTGGGATTTATCGTGCAAAATCCTGCCACCCCTTTCGGGGTATTTATGATCATCGCTCTGTTGTGCGGTTTCGCGGGGGCTAACTTCGCATCCAGTATGGGCAACATCAGTTTTTTCTTTCCAAAGGCCAGACAAGGTAGCGCGTTGGGTATTAACGGCGGACTGGGAAATCTTGGCGTCAGTGTGATGCAGTTGATTGCGCCGCTGATTATTTTTCTGCCGATATTTACTTTTTTAGGCGTCCGGGGCGTGCCGCAACCTGATGGCTCCCAGCTCTCCCTCACTAACGCCGCCTGGATCTGGGTGCCGTTACTGGCTGTCGCGACGCTTGCCGCCTGGTTTGGTATGAACGATATCGGCAGTTCAAAAGCGTCTGTCGCCTCGCAATTGCCGGTGCTAAAACGTCTGCATCTGTGA